The Butyrivibrio sp. AE3004 genome contains a region encoding:
- a CDS encoding glycoside hydrolase family 43 protein, which translates to MQVIETHTMEEIFERIKPCEAFKMQGNHNPVMTQRFGADPYALVYDGRVYLYMTGDDPMYDENGKLKENTYGNINKINVVSSQDLVNWTDHGTVYAASESGAAKWGANSWAPAATYKKIDGKDRFFLYFANNGNGIAVLSADSPVGPFIDPINGPLISRKTPNCAEVTWLFDPAVLMDDDGSAYLYVGGGVPSPDKASNPGTARVVKLANDMISLDGDPQPIENVAFLFEDSGINKINDKYYYSYCSNFSMTREDEEKHGFEQGEIVTLVSDSPMGPFKPYRPVLKNPEFFFGLGGNNHHCMFEFKNQWYITYHSRILEEAMGMNGGYRSTNIDILDIKDGGPSVSKGTREGVKQLSYLNPYDEVKAVTMSNSAGINTVQYGDDAVLSGSGDMIVSVIKDGSWLSVEGVDFGDEKPFEICMKIKSSGEGAIRVSIDGYDGQAIAYVPVEASGNEDEDIFIALEYVPEGVHDLYFTFAGSDYEVISWRFLK; encoded by the coding sequence ATGCAAGTTATAGAAACACATACAATGGAAGAGATATTTGAGAGAATTAAGCCTTGTGAGGCATTCAAAATGCAGGGTAATCACAATCCTGTAATGACCCAGAGATTTGGGGCAGATCCATATGCGCTTGTATATGATGGCAGAGTATATCTGTATATGACAGGTGATGATCCTATGTACGATGAAAACGGGAAGCTTAAGGAAAACACATATGGGAATATAAATAAAATAAATGTCGTTTCATCTCAGGATCTTGTTAACTGGACTGATCATGGTACCGTATATGCTGCATCAGAAAGCGGTGCTGCAAAATGGGGAGCTAATTCCTGGGCTCCAGCAGCAACTTATAAAAAAATTGATGGGAAAGACAGATTCTTCCTCTACTTTGCTAATAATGGGAACGGTATAGCTGTTCTTTCAGCAGATAGCCCTGTTGGGCCCTTCATAGATCCTATAAATGGACCACTTATTTCAAGAAAAACACCGAATTGTGCCGAAGTTACATGGCTCTTTGATCCGGCCGTTCTTATGGATGATGACGGTAGCGCATATTTATATGTAGGAGGTGGTGTTCCTAGTCCGGATAAAGCATCTAATCCTGGAACAGCCAGAGTGGTAAAGCTTGCGAATGATATGATAAGTCTTGATGGCGATCCACAGCCGATTGAGAATGTGGCATTTTTATTCGAAGATTCAGGAATAAATAAAATAAATGATAAGTATTATTATTCATACTGCTCGAATTTCAGTATGACAAGGGAGGATGAAGAAAAGCATGGTTTTGAGCAAGGAGAGATTGTAACACTTGTTTCTGATTCTCCAATGGGACCTTTTAAACCATATAGACCGGTGCTCAAAAATCCTGAATTTTTCTTTGGCCTTGGAGGAAACAATCATCATTGTATGTTTGAGTTCAAGAACCAATGGTATATCACATATCATTCAAGAATTCTTGAAGAAGCAATGGGTATGAATGGCGGCTATAGAAGTACAAATATTGATATTCTGGATATTAAAGATGGAGGACCTTCCGTTTCAAAGGGAACCAGAGAGGGTGTTAAGCAGCTTTCATATTTGAATCCATATGATGAAGTAAAAGCTGTTACAATGTCTAATTCAGCCGGTATTAATACTGTACAGTATGGGGATGATGCTGTATTAAGCGGATCGGGAGATATGATAGTCAGTGTTATAAAGGATGGCAGCTGGCTCAGCGTAGAGGGTGTTGATTTTGGGGATGAAAAGCCTTTCGAAATCTGCATGAAAATTAAAAGTTCCGGCGAAGGTGCTATAAGAGTAAGCATTGACGGATATGATGGGCAGGCCATAGCATATGTTCCGGTTGAAGCTAGCGGAAACGAAGATGAGGATATATTTATTGCGCTGGAATATGTACCTGAAGGCGTACATGATTTGTATTTCACTTTTGCTGGTTCAGATTATGAAGTGATTTCATGGAGATTTTTAAAATGA
- a CDS encoding carbohydrate ABC transporter permease, whose protein sequence is MKKKSKVVSYNKWGYIFLIPFVVVYLVFQMIPLVSTVYNSFFENYRSGLTQIGPNFVGLKNYITIITNGDLPTYFKNTMIMWVMGFVPQIVLSLLLGAWFTDPSLKLKAQGFFKTVIYMPNLIMASAFSMLFFTLFANSGPINSLLIQLGIFKEAYQFMSHVWSVRSLVAFMNCVMWFGNTTILLMAGMMGIDPSLFEAAQVDGATATQIFYKITLPLLKPILIFVMITSLIGGLQMFDVPQILTNGTGDPVRSSMTLIMYLNKHLFSKNYGLAGALSVFMFIITGILSLIVFKFTASPEKK, encoded by the coding sequence ATGAAAAAAAAGAGTAAAGTAGTAAGCTACAACAAGTGGGGATATATATTCCTTATTCCTTTTGTTGTTGTTTATCTTGTTTTCCAGATGATACCGTTGGTGTCTACAGTTTATAATTCATTTTTTGAAAATTATCGTTCAGGTCTTACACAGATTGGACCTAATTTTGTAGGACTAAAGAATTACATAACAATCATTACTAATGGCGATTTGCCAACATATTTTAAGAATACAATGATTATGTGGGTTATGGGCTTTGTTCCGCAGATAGTTTTATCTCTGCTTCTTGGCGCATGGTTCACGGATCCTTCACTTAAGCTTAAAGCTCAGGGATTCTTCAAGACAGTAATTTATATGCCAAATCTTATAATGGCTTCTGCATTTTCAATGTTGTTCTTTACATTGTTTGCTAACAGTGGACCGATAAATTCGCTTCTTATCCAGTTAGGAATTTTTAAAGAAGCATATCAGTTTATGTCACATGTATGGTCTGTTCGTTCACTCGTAGCGTTCATGAACTGTGTTATGTGGTTTGGTAATACGACTATTCTTCTGATGGCCGGAATGATGGGAATTGATCCTTCGCTTTTTGAGGCTGCTCAGGTTGATGGAGCTACGGCTACTCAGATTTTCTATAAAATAACTTTACCGCTGCTTAAGCCTATTCTTATCTTTGTTATGATTACATCACTCATTGGTGGCTTACAGATGTTCGATGTTCCTCAGATTTTGACAAACGGAACAGGAGATCCGGTTCGTTCATCCATGACACTTATTATGTATCTGAACAAGCATCTGTTTAGTAAGAACTATGGTCTTGCCGGTGCACTTTCAGTATTTATGTTTATCATAACAGGTATACTCAGTCTTATCGTATTCAAATTTACCGCATCTCCGGAAAAGAAATAA
- a CDS encoding carbohydrate ABC transporter permease, giving the protein MAANTSLMAGQKENGVSITARRIIAYVILILVSFLCLFWFYVLFINSTRSHQELSAGFTAIPSSHFFENWINLKNGTLPLFNGIFNSLFVAVVTAALATYFSTMTAYAIHAYDFKLKKVMFTFILMIMMIPAQVTALGFLQLIDKMGLDDSFTPLTIPAIASPAVFFYMKQYMDSTLPLSLIEAARIDGSGEFRTFNQIVVPLMKPAIAVQAIFSFVGSWNNYFTPALVLHTDTKKTLPILIAQLRAADWLKFDMGQVYVMIAFSIFPVIIVYLLLSRYIVGGVTLGGVKG; this is encoded by the coding sequence ATGGCAGCAAATACAAGCTTAATGGCTGGACAGAAAGAGAATGGAGTTTCTATTACAGCCAGAAGAATAATTGCATATGTGATACTGATTCTGGTATCTTTCCTTTGCTTGTTCTGGTTCTATGTCCTCTTTATTAATTCAACGAGATCACATCAGGAACTTAGTGCAGGTTTTACAGCAATTCCAAGCTCACACTTTTTTGAGAACTGGATTAACCTTAAAAATGGTACCTTACCACTTTTTAATGGTATTTTTAACTCTCTTTTCGTAGCAGTTGTTACTGCAGCACTTGCAACATACTTTTCAACTATGACAGCTTATGCTATTCATGCATATGATTTTAAGCTGAAGAAAGTTATGTTCACTTTTATCCTTATGATAATGATGATTCCTGCACAGGTTACTGCACTTGGATTTTTGCAGTTAATTGATAAGATGGGATTGGATGATTCCTTTACGCCTCTTACAATTCCTGCTATAGCATCACCTGCTGTTTTCTTCTACATGAAGCAGTACATGGATTCAACACTTCCGCTTTCACTTATTGAAGCTGCCAGAATTGATGGTTCAGGTGAATTTAGAACATTTAATCAGATTGTTGTTCCGCTTATGAAACCTGCTATTGCTGTACAGGCAATTTTTAGTTTTGTAGGTAGCTGGAATAATTACTTCACACCTGCATTGGTGCTTCATACAGATACCAAAAAAACTTTGCCTATTCTTATAGCACAGCTTCGTGCAGCAGACTGGCTGAAGTTTGATATGGGACAGGTTTATGTAATGATAGCTTTTTCAATTTTCCCAGTTATTATTGTATATCTGCTTCTTTCAAGATACATCGTTGGCGGTGTTACACTCGGCGGTGTAAAGGGTTGA
- a CDS encoding carboxylesterase family protein has translation MLRQTKVENGALRGLPGSDPRITVFKGIPFAAPPIGENRWRAPKPCQNWDGILDAFEYAPISMQDTPGLGTDIYCREWHVDPEIAMNEDCLYLNVWTPAKSTDEKLPVLVWYFGGGFQWGYTAEMEFDGEKLARRGVIVVSVNYRLNLFGFLAHPEITKEAPDAPGNFGLLDQKAGLEWVYRNIASFGGNPERITIAGQSAGGGSTMHQLACADNFDKIKGAVVFSGMMHNPKITDDIFKPLDLKSAEEKGEEFFSFIGVKTLDEARKIDAEVLKAKYGEYAASHPRMFPIKDGVFCKEEPAILFMEGKNAPVPVISGNTTDEFQINGESSVEMSVKTVFLDAEKNGRNQNHFYYRFDPDIPGEDTPGTFHSVDLWFFFESLGKCWRPMKGRHFELARQMCDMFANFIKTGDPNGKGWDGENLPVWEPYTNTNRAEMVFDGRGAIPQKEGGVRLGITGKKQALNPYLPSWEYIPDGEPYVFGDRVYVYGSHDLYNSETFCLGDYVCWSAPIDNLGDWHYEGVIYPKTSDPLNKDGNMCLYAPDVTVGPDGRYYLYYVLDKVSVVSVAVCDSPAGKFEFLGYVQYPDGTKLGEKEGDEPQFDPGVLTENGKTYLFTGFCGQGDKSRHGAMLTVIGSDMLTIEKAPVFIAPGSCYSKGSEYEGHAFFEAPSIRKKDDIYYFIYSSEVMHELCYATSNSPEGPFKYGGVVVSNCDLHIDSYKKADMAMASGANNHGSIVQICDSWYVFYHRHTNNTWYCRQGCAEKINFKSDGSIIQPEITSCGLNNGPLSDKGEYPSYIVCNLFTDEHSVYVGSEGPRVVQDGGDGDPNIGYIRQLCNNSSAGFKYFDMQNVSGIKILTRGYFNGKVQVKTAWDGEILGEISISNQNIWTAGICNFSPISGVNALYLTFKGSGSCSLKSFELLH, from the coding sequence ATGCTTAGACAAACGAAAGTTGAAAACGGAGCTCTAAGAGGGCTTCCGGGTTCAGATCCAAGGATTACTGTTTTCAAAGGCATTCCCTTTGCTGCCCCACCTATAGGTGAAAACAGATGGCGTGCCCCCAAGCCATGCCAAAATTGGGATGGCATTTTGGATGCTTTTGAATATGCTCCTATTTCCATGCAAGATACTCCCGGTCTTGGTACCGATATATACTGCAGAGAATGGCACGTTGATCCAGAAATCGCAATGAATGAAGATTGTCTTTATTTAAATGTATGGACTCCCGCAAAAAGTACAGACGAAAAACTACCTGTACTCGTTTGGTATTTTGGTGGAGGATTTCAATGGGGTTATACTGCAGAAATGGAGTTTGATGGTGAAAAACTTGCAAGACGTGGGGTTATAGTTGTAAGTGTAAACTATCGCCTTAATCTATTCGGTTTCCTTGCTCATCCTGAAATCACAAAAGAGGCTCCCGATGCCCCCGGTAATTTTGGTCTGCTTGATCAAAAAGCAGGACTTGAATGGGTATACAGAAATATAGCCTCATTTGGTGGAAATCCGGAAAGAATTACAATAGCCGGACAATCTGCCGGTGGTGGCAGTACAATGCACCAGCTTGCTTGTGCGGATAATTTTGACAAAATAAAAGGCGCCGTTGTATTTAGCGGAATGATGCACAACCCAAAGATAACTGATGATATTTTTAAACCGCTTGACCTTAAATCTGCAGAAGAGAAAGGCGAAGAATTCTTTAGTTTCATCGGTGTCAAAACACTTGATGAAGCAAGAAAAATAGATGCAGAAGTTTTAAAAGCAAAATATGGGGAATATGCAGCATCGCATCCCAGAATGTTTCCCATTAAGGATGGTGTCTTCTGTAAAGAAGAGCCTGCTATTTTGTTTATGGAAGGAAAAAATGCTCCTGTTCCTGTCATTTCCGGTAACACAACTGATGAATTTCAAATTAATGGTGAAAGTAGCGTAGAAATGTCAGTAAAAACTGTTTTTCTTGATGCCGAAAAAAATGGAAGAAATCAGAATCACTTCTATTATAGATTTGATCCTGACATTCCCGGTGAAGATACCCCCGGAACATTCCATTCTGTAGATCTTTGGTTCTTCTTCGAATCACTCGGAAAATGCTGGAGACCTATGAAAGGTCGACATTTCGAGCTTGCCAGACAGATGTGTGACATGTTTGCGAACTTTATTAAAACCGGTGATCCTAACGGAAAAGGCTGGGATGGTGAAAATCTGCCTGTTTGGGAGCCTTATACTAATACAAATCGTGCAGAAATGGTATTTGATGGCCGAGGCGCTATTCCGCAAAAAGAAGGCGGCGTAAGACTTGGTATTACCGGTAAAAAGCAGGCATTAAACCCCTATTTGCCTTCATGGGAATATATTCCCGATGGTGAACCTTACGTATTCGGTGACAGAGTTTATGTTTATGGATCACATGATCTGTATAATAGTGAAACTTTCTGCCTCGGAGATTATGTATGCTGGTCCGCACCTATTGATAATCTTGGCGACTGGCATTATGAAGGTGTTATATATCCAAAAACTTCAGATCCACTCAACAAAGATGGCAACATGTGCCTATATGCACCGGATGTTACAGTTGGCCCTGATGGAAGATATTACTTATATTATGTATTGGATAAAGTATCGGTGGTTTCAGTCGCAGTATGTGATTCACCTGCCGGAAAATTCGAATTTCTTGGGTATGTTCAATATCCGGACGGAACAAAACTGGGCGAAAAAGAAGGTGATGAACCTCAGTTTGATCCAGGAGTCCTCACTGAAAATGGAAAGACCTATCTGTTTACAGGTTTTTGTGGACAAGGCGACAAAAGCAGACATGGTGCAATGTTAACTGTAATCGGTTCAGATATGCTAACTATAGAAAAAGCACCTGTATTCATTGCTCCCGGAAGCTGCTACAGCAAGGGATCTGAATATGAAGGACACGCTTTTTTTGAAGCTCCTTCAATAAGAAAGAAAGATGATATATATTACTTTATCTACTCATCAGAAGTAATGCATGAACTTTGTTATGCAACCTCTAATTCACCGGAGGGTCCCTTTAAATATGGCGGTGTAGTCGTAAGTAATTGCGATTTACACATTGATTCCTATAAAAAAGCTGATATGGCAATGGCATCAGGCGCAAATAACCACGGAAGTATAGTACAAATATGTGATTCCTGGTATGTTTTTTATCATAGACATACAAATAACACTTGGTATTGCAGACAGGGCTGTGCAGAAAAAATCAACTTTAAATCTGATGGAAGCATTATTCAACCTGAAATAACCTCATGTGGATTAAATAACGGCCCTCTTTCTGATAAAGGCGAATATCCTTCATATATTGTATGTAATCTGTTCACTGATGAGCACTCAGTATATGTCGGTTCTGAGGGGCCAAGAGTCGTGCAGGATGGAGGCGACGGTGATCCGAATATCGGATATATCAGACAATTATGCAATAACTCCTCTGCAGGGTTTAAATATTTTGATATGCAGAACGTATCAGGAATCAAAATACTTACCAGAGGTTATTTCAATGGCAAGGTTCAGGTAAAAACAGCATGGGATGGTGAAATACTAGGAGAAATAAGCATTAGCAATCAGAATATTTGGACTGCCGGAATATGTAATTTTTCTCCCATATCGGGTGTAAATGCTCTTTATCTGACATTTAAAGGAAGCGGTAGCTGCTCACTTAAGAGCTTTGAATTACTGCATTAA
- a CDS encoding glycoside hydrolase family 43 protein, translating into MMKEKVSLGTINPVIPMDYPDPDIIRVGDTYYLATTTMHFFPGCEILRSYDLLHWEHASYVYDRLDDTDGQCLKNGENIYGKGMWAPCLRHHNGCYYLCFCANDTKKTYLYKAENIKGPWKKQYIEGFYHDASLLFDGDRVFIAFGNREIKLVELDKDLKGPKKGGLQRVLVREENNNYLSYEGCHFYKINDKYYIFLIHSLPTRWMRTQNYFVASSIEGEFRGGELFCDDMGYFGQGVAQGGIVDTPDGHWFTMLFQDRGGVGRTPFLLPLRWKGSTPYIEENGKLPSEIEICNTRPDHGYMALSGDDDFSEKGKKSNNADNRVTENEEFDSFGMKSFWQWNHQPEISLVKQDTKKRELLLSTDRICEKFDKAINTLTQRMTLPRSRASVILNVEGLKDGDRAGLGILCEEYCYLAIEKAGEESILLLISKENGEEVEKCRQSLGKDKAFSFRIDANTFAPVGNATVFWKKISEKEYKPLPFSKSLQFTLAHFMGCRFALFMFSTKKAGGTAAFSEFKYEVY; encoded by the coding sequence ATGATGAAGGAAAAAGTTTCTTTGGGGACAATTAATCCGGTAATTCCTATGGATTATCCGGATCCGGATATTATCCGGGTGGGAGATACATACTATCTTGCAACAACCACTATGCATTTTTTTCCGGGATGCGAAATACTCCGTTCTTATGATCTTCTTCATTGGGAGCATGCGTCATATGTATATGACAGATTGGATGATACTGATGGCCAATGCTTGAAGAATGGTGAGAATATCTATGGAAAAGGTATGTGGGCACCTTGCCTGAGACACCATAACGGATGCTATTATCTGTGCTTTTGCGCAAATGATACAAAAAAAACATATCTGTATAAGGCTGAAAATATTAAAGGACCATGGAAGAAACAATATATCGAAGGCTTTTATCACGATGCAAGCTTACTTTTTGATGGTGATCGGGTTTTTATTGCTTTTGGTAATAGAGAGATAAAATTAGTTGAACTTGACAAAGACCTAAAAGGACCAAAAAAAGGTGGGCTCCAGAGAGTACTGGTTAGGGAAGAAAATAACAATTATCTTTCTTACGAAGGATGCCATTTCTATAAGATAAATGATAAATATTATATCTTTCTGATTCATTCTCTTCCGACCAGATGGATGAGAACACAGAATTATTTTGTGGCGTCATCTATAGAAGGAGAATTTCGCGGCGGCGAGTTGTTTTGCGATGATATGGGATATTTCGGACAAGGTGTTGCACAGGGCGGAATCGTTGATACACCGGACGGGCACTGGTTTACAATGCTGTTTCAGGATCGTGGTGGTGTAGGAAGGACACCATTTTTACTACCTCTTAGGTGGAAAGGCTCTACACCATACATAGAGGAAAACGGTAAACTTCCTTCTGAAATAGAAATATGTAATACAAGACCTGATCATGGATATATGGCATTATCGGGAGATGATGATTTTAGCGAAAAAGGAAAAAAATCAAACAACGCGGACAATAGAGTGACCGAAAATGAAGAGTTTGACAGCTTTGGTATGAAAAGCTTTTGGCAGTGGAATCATCAGCCTGAAATTTCGCTTGTTAAACAAGACACGAAAAAGCGGGAATTGCTTCTTTCGACAGATAGAATTTGCGAAAAATTTGATAAGGCTATCAATACATTAACACAGAGGATGACGTTGCCACGTAGCAGAGCAAGTGTTATTTTAAATGTTGAGGGGCTAAAGGATGGTGACAGAGCCGGACTTGGCATTCTATGCGAGGAATACTGTTATCTGGCTATAGAAAAGGCTGGGGAAGAGAGTATACTATTACTTATCTCGAAAGAAAATGGTGAAGAAGTTGAAAAATGCAGGCAATCATTGGGAAAAGACAAGGCATTTTCCTTTAGAATAGATGCTAATACATTTGCGCCTGTTGGAAATGCAACGGTGTTTTGGAAAAAAATCTCTGAAAAAGAGTATAAACCATTGCCTTTTTCTAAAAGCTTACAGTTTACATTGGCTCACTTTATGGGGTGTAGATTTGCACTATTCATGTTTAGCACAAAAAAAGCGGGTGGAACTGCTGCTTTTTCCGAATTTAAATACGAGGTGTACTGA
- a CDS encoding ABC transporter substrate-binding protein, with the protein MKRKLLGVLLSTTMVAGMIAGCGSNSSAPATEAPAAEESASTEEAAAEETTEEASTEEAAEDATEETTEVAADEGKVLNIYAWNEEFKSRLTDHYKGYEEVDATHGKIGDVDVVWNITPSTDNAYQNNLDETLLKQADAADDDKIDLFLVEADYALKYVDTDYTMPMADLGITDADLSDQYTYTQSIVTDSNGKLKGSSWQACSAGLIYNREAAKEVLGTDDPDEVQAAVADWDKYVETAKKAEEAGYTMCSVNDTYRTYSNNVSGKWVQDGKLVIDDNLMNWVNDSKELVDAKAENTYDLWGDDWAKGKTPDGKIFCYFGPAWFFNFCLDADQDGTIANQGGWGYCVGPQSYFWGGTWICAATGTDNAGLVKDIILTMTTDKDVLKEIAQKDADCVNSKAVLAELASDDSGNLTLLGGQNPYAQLAEGAEKVDLSNLSAYDQGCNEEFQKAAKNYFEGNATLDEAMDMFKKAVVEKYPEVTAE; encoded by the coding sequence ATGAAAAGAAAGTTACTTGGTGTATTACTTTCTACAACAATGGTTGCAGGTATGATCGCTGGTTGCGGTAGCAATAGCTCAGCTCCTGCTACAGAGGCTCCTGCAGCAGAGGAATCAGCTTCTACAGAAGAGGCTGCTGCTGAAGAGACAACAGAGGAAGCTTCTACAGAAGAGGCTGCTGAAGATGCAACAGAGGAAACTACTGAAGTTGCAGCAGATGAGGGTAAAGTCCTTAATATCTATGCTTGGAACGAAGAGTTTAAGTCAAGACTTACAGATCACTATAAGGGATATGAAGAGGTTGATGCTACTCACGGTAAGATTGGTGATGTTGATGTAGTATGGAACATTACTCCTTCAACAGACAATGCATATCAGAACAACCTTGACGAGACATTGCTTAAGCAGGCTGATGCAGCTGATGATGACAAGATCGATCTTTTCCTTGTTGAGGCTGACTATGCTCTTAAATATGTAGATACAGATTACACAATGCCTATGGCAGATCTTGGTATCACAGATGCTGACTTATCAGATCAGTATACATACACACAGTCAATCGTAACAGATAGCAACGGAAAGCTTAAGGGATCTTCATGGCAGGCATGCTCAGCTGGTCTTATTTATAACCGTGAAGCTGCTAAGGAAGTTCTTGGAACAGATGATCCTGATGAAGTTCAGGCTGCAGTAGCTGATTGGGATAAGTATGTTGAGACAGCTAAGAAGGCTGAGGAAGCTGGCTACACAATGTGTTCTGTAAACGACACATATCGTACATATTCAAACAACGTATCCGGTAAGTGGGTTCAGGATGGCAAGCTTGTTATCGATGACAACCTTATGAACTGGGTAAATGATTCTAAGGAACTTGTTGATGCTAAGGCTGAGAACACATACGACCTTTGGGGCGATGACTGGGCAAAGGGTAAGACACCCGATGGAAAGATCTTCTGCTACTTTGGACCCGCTTGGTTCTTTAATTTCTGCCTTGATGCTGACCAGGATGGCACAATTGCTAACCAGGGTGGTTGGGGCTACTGTGTAGGACCTCAGTCTTATTTCTGGGGCGGCACATGGATCTGCGCTGCTACAGGTACAGATAATGCAGGTCTTGTTAAGGATATCATTCTTACAATGACAACAGATAAGGACGTTCTTAAGGAAATCGCACAGAAGGATGCTGATTGTGTAAACAGCAAGGCAGTTCTTGCAGAGCTTGCTTCTGATGACTCAGGTAACCTTACTCTTCTTGGCGGACAGAACCCTTACGCACAGCTTGCTGAAGGTGCTGAGAAGGTTGACCTTTCAAATCTTTCTGCATACGATCAGGGCTGCAACGAAGAATTCCAGAAGGCAGCTAAGAACTACTTCGAAGGTAATGCTACTCTTGACGAAGCAATGGATATGTTCAAGAAGGCTGTAGTTGAGAAGTATCCTGAAGTTACAGCAGAGTAA
- a CDS encoding helix-turn-helix domain-containing protein has protein sequence MKNKKDNLNLDFYQQNTDFRNRVMVAEKENSIFPKDASVRIWYNVQTSDYLPHWHDAMEVIIPIENYYDVEIDNEPHHIMPGEILMISPRKMHQLHAPESGARFICLFNVDFFSQVKDYTGMLFVKNSCIHITPETYAPVYSEIYDLFTQIWNEYFQNTEFYEFAIYANLLQAFTLLTRCQLNQIHLFTESSPNKRRDYFTRLNGVLEYIDDHYTEDLTLDEVADFSGFSKFHFTRLFKEYMNSTFYDYLIGRRIKASEILLSQNDLSITDVALQAGFSSISTFNRTFKAKKGCTPGEYRSLFRKSKDGSSDTSSSIEDEVATRII, from the coding sequence ATGAAGAATAAAAAAGATAATCTTAATCTTGATTTTTATCAACAAAATACCGACTTTAGAAACAGAGTAATGGTAGCAGAAAAGGAAAACAGCATTTTCCCGAAAGATGCATCCGTTAGAATCTGGTACAATGTGCAAACAAGCGATTACCTTCCTCATTGGCATGATGCAATGGAAGTTATTATTCCCATAGAGAACTATTATGATGTAGAAATCGATAACGAACCGCATCACATCATGCCAGGTGAAATACTGATGATTTCACCCAGAAAAATGCACCAGTTACACGCTCCCGAAAGCGGAGCCAGATTTATATGTCTTTTCAACGTAGATTTCTTCTCACAAGTTAAGGATTATACAGGTATGCTTTTTGTCAAGAACAGCTGTATTCACATAACTCCAGAAACCTACGCTCCGGTATACAGTGAAATCTACGATTTATTTACACAGATTTGGAATGAATATTTCCAAAATACAGAATTTTACGAATTTGCTATTTACGCAAATCTTTTGCAGGCCTTTACGCTTCTGACAAGATGTCAACTTAATCAGATACATCTGTTTACAGAAAGTAGTCCAAACAAGCGAAGAGATTACTTCACAAGACTTAATGGTGTCCTGGAGTACATCGACGATCATTACACAGAAGATTTAACACTTGATGAAGTTGCGGATTTTAGTGGTTTTTCAAAATTCCATTTCACAAGATTGTTTAAAGAATATATGAACAGCACATTCTACGATTACCTTATAGGGCGACGTATTAAGGCATCTGAAATACTCCTTTCGCAGAACGATCTGTCAATAACTGACGTTGCTTTACAAGCCGGCTTTTCAAGCATTTCAACTTTTAATCGTACATTCAAAGCAAAAAAAGGATGTACTCCCGGCGAATACCGCTCTTTATTCAGAAAAAGCAAGGATGGATCAAGCGATACTTCATCTTCTATAGAAGATGAAGTTGCTACAAGAATTATATAA